A DNA window from uncultured Methanoregula sp. contains the following coding sequences:
- a CDS encoding transcription initiation factor IIB, producing the protein MQEIEKLKVLQSEREALKSRTKQKEQEKKAENHTETICPECGGRQLVHDYERAELVCQSCGLVIDDDFIDRGPEWRAFDHDQRMKRSRVGAPMTFTIHDKGLSTMIDWRNRDSYGRAISSKNRAQLYRLRKWQRRIRVSNATERNLAFALSELDRMASALGLPRNVRETAAVVYRDAVDKNLIRGRSIEGVAAAALYAACRQCSVPRTLDEIAEVSRVSRKEIGRTYRFISRELGLKLLPTSPIDYVPRFCSGLTLKGEVQSRAVEILRQAGERELTSGRGPTGVAAAAIYISSILGGERRTQREVAEVAGVTEVTIRNRYKELAEKLDIEIIL; encoded by the coding sequence ATGCAGGAAATTGAAAAATTAAAAGTTCTCCAGTCCGAGCGCGAAGCGCTCAAATCGCGTACTAAACAGAAGGAACAGGAGAAAAAAGCTGAAAACCATACCGAAACCATCTGTCCCGAATGTGGGGGCAGGCAGCTTGTGCACGACTATGAGCGGGCAGAACTGGTCTGCCAGAGCTGCGGTCTTGTCATCGATGACGACTTCATTGACCGGGGTCCGGAGTGGCGTGCTTTCGACCACGATCAGCGGATGAAGCGGTCAAGAGTCGGCGCCCCGATGACCTTCACGATCCATGACAAGGGTCTCTCGACCATGATCGACTGGAGAAACCGGGATTCTTACGGCAGGGCAATCTCCTCCAAGAACCGCGCCCAGCTCTACCGGCTCCGCAAGTGGCAGCGCCGGATCCGCGTCAGCAATGCAACCGAGCGCAACCTCGCATTCGCGCTATCGGAACTGGACCGTATGGCCTCGGCACTGGGTCTCCCGAGGAACGTCCGTGAGACCGCAGCCGTTGTTTACCGTGATGCCGTGGACAAGAACCTCATCCGCGGCCGGAGTATTGAAGGGGTAGCCGCTGCTGCGCTCTATGCCGCATGCCGGCAGTGCAGCGTGCCCCGTACCCTGGATGAGATCGCGGAAGTGTCCCGTGTCTCAAGAAAAGAGATCGGCAGAACCTATCGGTTTATCTCCCGTGAACTGGGTTTGAAGCTCCTCCCGACGTCCCCCATCGACTATGTCCCGCGTTTCTGCTCGGGTCTCACCCTCAAGGGCGAAGTCCAGAGCAGGGCTGTTGAGATTCTCAGGCAGGCCGGGGAGAGGGAACTGACGAGCGGCCGCGGTCCCACCGGTGTGGCAGCTGCAGCAATTTACATCTCCTCCATCCTTGGCGGAGAGCGCCGCACCCAGCGCGAAGTTGCGGAAGTGGCCGGTGTTACGGAAGTAACCATACGGAACCGGTACAAGGAACTGGCAGAAAAGCTGGATATTGAAATTATTCTCTGA
- a CDS encoding signal recognition particle subunit SRP19/SEC65 family protein, giving the protein MAEGECILYPCYFNAAYSRAEGRRVPRKLGSKAPVLTDLERALRKNGVNYRVEERHHPAHWSRREGCIIAEWTKSKEVLIRRVAEKMEVRK; this is encoded by the coding sequence ATGGCGGAAGGCGAGTGTATTCTGTATCCCTGCTACTTCAATGCAGCATATTCCCGGGCAGAAGGGAGGCGGGTTCCGCGCAAGCTTGGTTCGAAGGCACCCGTACTCACCGATCTTGAACGCGCACTCAGGAAGAACGGGGTGAACTACCGCGTGGAGGAGCGGCACCACCCGGCCCACTGGTCCCGGCGTGAAGGGTGTATCATTGCTGAATGGACCAAGAGCAAGGAAGTTCTCATCCGCAGGGTTGCCGAGAAGATGGAGGTGCGGAAGTGA
- a CDS encoding Gar1/Naf1 family protein has product MKVIGRSMSTIGDRMLIIQCDAAQLPALYSEVTDRRMKPVGKIQDLFGNVKAPYAAVLCREKCTVQPNEKLFAK; this is encoded by the coding sequence GTGAAAGTTATTGGCCGGTCAATGAGCACAATTGGCGACCGGATGCTCATTATCCAGTGCGATGCCGCCCAGCTTCCCGCATTGTACAGCGAAGTAACGGACCGCCGGATGAAACCGGTGGGAAAAATCCAGGATCTCTTTGGCAATGTGAAAGCCCCCTATGCCGCAGTGCTCTGCCGGGAAAAATGCACCGTCCAGCCCAATGAAAAACTCTTCGCAAAGTGA
- a CDS encoding histidinol phosphate phosphatase domain-containing protein, whose amino-acid sequence MYDLHTHSILSDGEMLPIELIRRMAVAGYTTVAITDHVDTSNAKSVLATLAEVRESAGLFGVNLLCGIEITHVPPAQIAGLARSAKSAGADIVVVHGETPVEPVAEGTNHAACTCKYVNVLAHPGLVTRADAESAAKNGVALELTSRGGHNRTNGHVARIGKDAGCQLVVDSDAHAPHDILDRRAKKIVARGAGLSETECKKVLSLNIDQLLNS is encoded by the coding sequence ATGTACGATCTCCATACCCACTCGATCCTGTCGGATGGGGAGATGCTCCCGATCGAGCTCATAAGGAGAATGGCAGTAGCCGGGTATACCACCGTCGCAATAACCGATCATGTTGATACTTCCAATGCAAAATCCGTCCTCGCCACTCTTGCCGAGGTACGGGAATCGGCCGGACTCTTTGGTGTGAACCTTCTGTGTGGTATTGAGATCACGCATGTGCCCCCGGCACAGATTGCCGGTCTCGCCCGGTCAGCGAAATCGGCAGGGGCGGATATCGTGGTTGTACATGGTGAAACTCCTGTTGAACCGGTTGCAGAAGGTACTAACCACGCAGCCTGTACCTGTAAATATGTCAATGTGCTTGCCCACCCGGGACTTGTCACCCGTGCGGATGCAGAATCTGCAGCAAAGAACGGAGTTGCCCTTGAACTCACTTCCCGCGGGGGACACAACCGCACAAACGGGCATGTTGCCCGGATCGGAAAGGATGCGGGTTGTCAGCTCGTGGTGGATTCGGATGCCCATGCCCCCCACGATATCCTGGACCGGCGCGCGAAAAAGATTGTTGCAAGGGGGGCGGGATTGAGCGAAACTGAATGTAAAAAGGTATTATCTTTAAATATCGACCAATTGCTCAATTCCTGA
- a CDS encoding DUF460 domain-containing protein: MGDRLKVFGIDIIKGSVRSRSRRPMYALVRMTGQTIESESEVSMFRLFRLLAEERPDILAVDSIQEIAVDQHELFFFLQALPPQTRFVQVTGGERKETLGKVAARFNISFNRFDPFAEARTTAQVASLGAGAEVIAFENESEIVASRHRSPGKGGWSQNRYVRKMHGAVQLKGREIEMALVAAGLRYEKKETRAFGGCSRVAFRVFAKRDQVPVPNYRGADVQVRISGKRLERIRFRPLSGKPRYLIVGIDPGTTTATAALDLDGNLLHLASSRQMTMSDVIESLYKVGKPLIIASDVQEMPFTVEKIRRSFSAVAYTPKQDVSVETKIELTAPFSYANDHERDALSAALDAYRQYRHKFQNLLKRIPPGHDLDEVRARVIRGQSLEQVIGDMKMPMPIEKTAPPAVQPDAKHDERVRMLDGMVKRLRTYVAELQEELKSRDYEIQRLQGRIRKAHSSRDAELAKDTEIVKKDAVIQSLKKRLHKEERRNYNLVKRLARIKKFAELSMDGEVLPVKVMDALTKEGLRKLLDDVGIDEGDIIFVSRTDGWGRSIVKELMEMRIRAVIVSDKVLQEGDSQLIPSFREARLSLLSEKETFTQVRGKQGLCGKEAFDAALLRWQDNQDKHEREKKTEMIEHIFKEYKSERGKEVRKGG, encoded by the coding sequence ATGGGTGATCGGCTGAAGGTTTTCGGTATCGACATCATCAAAGGCTCTGTCCGGTCGCGGTCACGGCGGCCCATGTACGCCCTTGTCCGCATGACGGGCCAGACCATTGAGAGCGAATCCGAAGTCTCGATGTTCCGGCTCTTCCGCCTTCTCGCCGAGGAACGGCCGGACATCCTTGCCGTTGACAGTATCCAGGAGATCGCTGTTGACCAGCACGAACTCTTCTTCTTTTTACAGGCGCTTCCCCCGCAGACACGCTTTGTGCAGGTAACCGGGGGAGAGCGCAAGGAGACCCTTGGAAAAGTTGCCGCCCGCTTCAATATCAGTTTCAACCGGTTCGATCCCTTTGCCGAGGCACGGACCACCGCGCAGGTTGCCTCTCTCGGGGCAGGAGCGGAAGTAATCGCGTTTGAGAACGAGAGCGAAATAGTTGCAAGTCGCCACCGCTCTCCCGGGAAAGGCGGGTGGAGCCAGAACCGGTACGTCCGGAAAATGCACGGGGCTGTGCAGTTGAAAGGACGGGAGATTGAGATGGCGCTTGTTGCTGCAGGGTTGCGCTACGAGAAGAAGGAGACCCGGGCATTCGGGGGGTGCAGCCGCGTGGCATTCCGGGTCTTTGCCAAACGCGACCAGGTACCGGTTCCCAACTACCGGGGAGCGGATGTGCAGGTCAGGATCAGCGGGAAGCGCCTGGAGCGCATACGGTTCCGGCCGCTGTCAGGAAAACCCCGGTATCTTATCGTGGGAATTGATCCTGGCACGACCACGGCCACAGCCGCCCTCGATCTGGACGGCAACCTTCTCCACCTGGCAAGTTCCCGGCAGATGACCATGTCCGATGTGATAGAATCGCTCTACAAGGTGGGAAAGCCGCTCATCATCGCATCCGATGTGCAGGAGATGCCATTCACGGTCGAGAAGATCCGCCGGTCATTCTCGGCGGTTGCATATACGCCAAAGCAGGATGTGAGCGTTGAGACGAAAATCGAGCTCACCGCCCCGTTCTCCTATGCCAACGATCATGAGCGGGATGCGCTCTCAGCAGCACTCGATGCCTACCGTCAGTACCGGCACAAGTTTCAGAATCTCCTAAAGAGGATCCCCCCCGGTCATGATCTGGACGAGGTGCGGGCCCGCGTGATCCGCGGCCAGTCGCTCGAACAGGTTATCGGCGACATGAAGATGCCGATGCCTATTGAAAAAACAGCGCCCCCGGCGGTCCAGCCTGATGCGAAACATGATGAGCGGGTCCGTATGCTGGACGGGATGGTGAAACGTCTCCGGACATATGTTGCCGAGCTTCAGGAAGAGCTCAAGAGCCGGGATTATGAGATCCAGCGGCTTCAGGGGCGTATCCGGAAGGCCCATTCTTCCCGGGACGCGGAGCTGGCAAAGGATACAGAAATAGTAAAAAAGGATGCTGTCATCCAGAGCCTCAAAAAAAGGCTGCACAAGGAAGAGCGGCGCAACTACAATCTCGTAAAGCGACTCGCACGGATCAAGAAATTCGCGGAACTCTCCATGGACGGGGAGGTTCTGCCGGTCAAAGTGATGGATGCCCTGACAAAAGAGGGCCTGAGAAAACTCCTCGATGATGTCGGGATCGATGAGGGAGATATCATCTTTGTATCCAGAACAGATGGTTGGGGGCGGAGTATTGTCAAAGAACTCATGGAGATGCGTATCAGAGCGGTTATTGTCAGCGATAAGGTTCTCCAGGAGGGAGATTCGCAGTTGATTCCATCATTCAGGGAGGCCAGGCTCTCCCTCCTTTCAGAGAAGGAGACCTTCACCCAGGTGCGCGGAAAACAGGGACTCTGCGGGAAGGAAGCGTTTGATGCAGCTCTTCTCCGCTGGCAGGATAATCAGGATAAGCACGAGCGGGAGAAGAAGACCGAGATGATCGAGCACATATTCAAGGAGTATAAGAGCGAACGAGGTAAGGAGGTGCGCAAGGGTGGATGA
- a CDS encoding PEGA domain-containing protein codes for MAGRRRFYSIFLLLLAFLVLGVPLVAGSVAVYGVSTTGASPYGEQYCVTYSVPAQSGELFNQVVANFTAPDVRVIVIGGDSGFSSATASRIEQAVWDGRILVIYPPSTEKFSDSLPLVTNGTAPLGEALELSTPNDAASQAVFSGMGTRFNTTSPATERVSAISKAGTIPLLKYTNGEPALAYRKYGNGYVAEWTMKSPASSVSGLDTDKITARLIASLLSPASTTPATSATTAFTTTVTTSAAATTNVTSTSVGTPAPSTGNITVQSNPLGAQVFVDGIYKGVTPLDLSGLAPGYHAVKMTMDGRYDYDGSAYVVSGQQVTSFGSLPLQEKSSSAVTTLQPTTTPVATTTTAGASSDPITNPVVLAAALGSVSAAIGAFATIYTHKLKEKKE; via the coding sequence ATGGCAGGGAGAAGACGTTTTTACTCGATATTCCTGCTCCTGCTTGCATTCCTCGTTTTGGGAGTGCCGCTTGTGGCAGGTTCCGTGGCAGTGTATGGTGTTTCGACAACCGGTGCTTCGCCCTACGGGGAGCAGTACTGTGTCACGTATTCCGTGCCGGCTCAGTCCGGTGAACTCTTCAATCAGGTTGTTGCGAATTTCACCGCCCCTGATGTCAGGGTAATTGTTATCGGCGGGGACAGCGGTTTTTCCAGTGCCACGGCATCACGGATAGAGCAGGCCGTATGGGATGGCCGGATACTGGTGATTTATCCCCCGTCAACGGAAAAGTTCAGCGACAGCCTGCCGCTGGTCACCAATGGCACTGCCCCCCTGGGGGAGGCTCTTGAACTCTCCACCCCGAACGATGCGGCCTCGCAGGCCGTCTTTTCCGGTATGGGAACACGGTTCAACACCACCTCACCGGCAACGGAGCGCGTGTCCGCCATATCCAAGGCCGGCACCATTCCGCTCCTGAAATATACAAATGGCGAACCTGCACTTGCCTATCGTAAATATGGCAATGGCTATGTGGCTGAATGGACGATGAAAAGCCCTGCCTCCTCTGTCTCCGGGCTGGATACCGATAAGATCACGGCCCGGCTCATCGCATCGCTTCTGTCCCCCGCCAGCACAACTCCTGCTACTTCGGCTACAACCGCTTTTACGACAACCGTAACGACATCCGCAGCAGCAACAACCAACGTCACCTCAACATCGGTTGGAACGCCAGCACCCTCAACCGGGAATATCACGGTACAGTCGAATCCTCTCGGGGCACAGGTCTTTGTCGATGGGATCTACAAGGGTGTAACGCCACTCGATCTGAGCGGACTTGCACCCGGGTACCATGCCGTCAAAATGACGATGGATGGGCGGTATGATTATGACGGCAGCGCATACGTGGTAAGCGGGCAACAGGTTACCTCGTTTGGTTCCCTTCCCCTCCAGGAGAAGAGCTCATCAGCAGTCACCACACTCCAGCCTACGACAACTCCTGTTGCCACAACTACAACAGCAGGCGCGTCGAGCGATCCGATAACGAACCCGGTAGTTCTTGCCGCTGCGCTCGGATCGGTCTCTGCTGCTATCGGGGCCTTTGCCACGATATACACTCATAAATTGAAAGAAAAGAAGGAATGA
- the thiL gene encoding thiamine-phosphate kinase: protein MDDRELLKVVMGIVGKEKCLDDCAEFSCSGQVMVATTDMLHRTTDFVPGMTDWQAGWMSAAVTLSDIASMGAAPKYLLIAVGLDDWKSLAGVMQGAKDCCTKYGAEIIGGDIDRHGELTVVTTGLGLVDRRDIARRTGAWPGDLICITGTPGQAQAWLDGYHQFEKALFEPQPRVAEGQLLGKAGVSAMMDDSDGIALSLYDLMSVNDCGFALDFAKLSLPAGIPEAQARELALYGGGDYELIFTIAPDRFPVAGVDATIIGTVVSEKAVTIDGQPVQKRGYQHRWE, encoded by the coding sequence GTGGATGACAGGGAACTGCTGAAAGTAGTTATGGGAATTGTCGGGAAGGAGAAATGCCTTGATGATTGTGCCGAATTCTCCTGCAGCGGGCAGGTGATGGTGGCAACAACCGACATGCTCCACCGCACAACCGACTTCGTCCCGGGGATGACCGACTGGCAGGCCGGGTGGATGAGCGCTGCGGTTACCCTATCCGATATTGCCAGCATGGGAGCCGCCCCGAAATACCTGCTCATTGCAGTCGGACTTGATGACTGGAAGAGCCTTGCCGGCGTGATGCAGGGAGCAAAGGATTGCTGCACGAAGTACGGGGCGGAGATCATCGGCGGTGACATTGATCGCCACGGGGAGCTGACGGTCGTGACGACCGGTCTCGGGCTGGTTGACCGGAGGGATATTGCCCGGAGGACCGGCGCATGGCCGGGGGATCTTATCTGTATCACCGGGACGCCCGGACAGGCACAGGCCTGGCTGGACGGGTACCACCAGTTCGAAAAGGCACTCTTCGAGCCGCAGCCCCGGGTTGCGGAAGGACAACTCCTGGGAAAGGCAGGGGTAAGCGCGATGATGGACGACAGCGACGGGATTGCACTCTCGCTCTATGATCTGATGAGCGTGAATGACTGCGGGTTTGCCCTTGACTTTGCAAAACTTTCCCTTCCGGCAGGCATTCCCGAGGCGCAGGCCCGCGAACTCGCCCTGTATGGCGGCGGGGATTACGAACTGATCTTCACGATAGCACCCGATCGGTTCCCGGTTGCCGGAGTGGATGCCACAATTATTGGTACGGTTGTATCAGAGAAGGCGGTCACAATCGATGGCCAGCCCGTGCAGAAGCGGGGATACCAGCACCGGTGGGAATAG
- a CDS encoding 30S ribosomal protein S8e, with protein MQWQGESIRKVTGGRRRPAQMKRRAEIGLAPADTHIGADRRRILRTYGANAKVRALRAEYANVTNLSNGETKKVKIQTVEENSANPNYVRRNLLTKGAILKTELGRARIMSRPGQDGVINAVLLE; from the coding sequence ATGCAGTGGCAGGGAGAATCCATACGGAAGGTAACAGGTGGCAGGCGCCGCCCGGCACAGATGAAGAGACGCGCTGAGATCGGTCTTGCACCGGCAGACACCCACATCGGGGCTGACCGGAGAAGGATCCTTCGCACCTATGGCGCCAACGCCAAGGTTCGTGCGCTCAGGGCAGAATACGCCAACGTTACCAACCTCTCAAACGGCGAGACCAAGAAAGTCAAGATCCAGACTGTCGAAGAGAACAGTGCAAACCCGAACTATGTGAGGCGGAACCTTCTCACCAAGGGAGCGATCCTCAAGACCGAGCTCGGCCGCGCCCGTATCATGAGCCGCCCGGGCCAGGACGGCGTTATCAACGCAGTGTTGCTCGAATAA
- the hypB gene encoding hydrogenase nickel incorporation protein HypB yields MHHIDVRIEKDVYDVNNSLADSNARHLKAHGVRAFDLLGAIGSGKTALIERLVPLLEKKGLKAGAIAGDVYGDDDFRRIVALGIPAYNANTGKECHLDAHLVEHAIGHLPLDKIDILFIENVGNMVCPTDFRLGAEKRVVVVSSTEGDDVVNKHPMMFRDCTIGVINKVDLAPLVGANLDRMQSDIKRYNPSMPVFRTNLKTGDGVAELLASILS; encoded by the coding sequence ATGCATCACATCGACGTCAGGATTGAAAAGGATGTATACGACGTCAACAACTCGCTCGCCGACAGCAATGCCCGCCATCTGAAGGCCCATGGAGTACGGGCGTTCGATCTCTTAGGTGCCATCGGCTCCGGAAAGACGGCCCTGATCGAACGACTGGTTCCCCTGCTGGAAAAGAAAGGACTGAAAGCAGGAGCCATTGCCGGGGACGTGTATGGGGACGACGACTTCAGGAGAATCGTTGCACTGGGAATTCCTGCCTACAATGCCAACACCGGCAAGGAATGCCATCTCGACGCCCACCTGGTGGAACACGCAATCGGGCACCTCCCGCTCGACAAGATAGACATCCTCTTCATCGAGAATGTGGGAAACATGGTCTGTCCCACGGATTTCCGCCTGGGAGCTGAAAAACGCGTGGTTGTCGTGAGTTCAACGGAAGGGGATGATGTGGTCAACAAGCACCCGATGATGTTCCGTGACTGCACTATCGGGGTGATCAACAAAGTCGATCTGGCCCCGCTCGTTGGCGCCAACCTTGACCGCATGCAGTCCGACATCAAGCGGTACAATCCATCCATGCCGGTATTCCGGACCAACCTAAAGACCGGGGACGGGGTTGCAGAACTCCTGGCCTCCATCCTCTCTTGA